One genomic window of Planctomycetota bacterium includes the following:
- the recR gene encoding recombination mediator RecR gives MDAYTETMERLIEALGRLPGIGRRSAERIAFHLLEGDEEEVKALAQAVRDIKAKVGHCAECGALADKDRCAICSSARRNHSRICVVEKPKDVIRIEATGGYDGLYHVLGGLLAPTEGRGPDRLDVEHLAKRVVGGEVEEVILAFAATAEGDGTALYVAERLRETGVKVTRLARGLPAGASLDYANQGMLADALRDRREMDG, from the coding sequence ATGGACGCCTACACGGAGACGATGGAGCGGTTGATCGAGGCGCTCGGCCGGTTGCCGGGCATCGGCCGGCGAAGCGCCGAGCGGATCGCGTTCCATCTGCTGGAGGGCGACGAGGAGGAAGTGAAGGCCCTCGCCCAGGCCGTGCGGGACATTAAGGCGAAAGTCGGCCACTGCGCCGAATGCGGGGCGCTGGCGGACAAGGACCGGTGCGCGATCTGCTCGAGCGCGCGGCGAAACCACTCGCGGATCTGCGTCGTCGAGAAACCGAAGGACGTCATCCGGATCGAGGCCACCGGGGGCTACGACGGCCTCTACCACGTGCTGGGCGGCCTCTTGGCGCCGACGGAAGGGCGCGGGCCCGATCGCCTCGACGTCGAGCACCTCGCGAAGCGCGTGGTGGGCGGCGAGGTCGAGGAAGTGATCCTCGCGTTCGCGGCCACGGCCGAGGGCGACGGGACGGCCCTCTACGTGGCCGAGCGGCTGCGGGAGACGGGCGTGAAGGTGACGCGGCTGGCGCGGGGCCTGCCAGCGGGCGCGAGCCTGGATTACGCAAACCAGGGGATGCTGGCGGACGCGCTGCGGGACCGGCGCGAAATGGACGG
- a CDS encoding YbaB/EbfC family nucleoid-associated protein, whose protein sequence is MGGLGDLLGLMRNAGAMKQKMKETQESLARQTGEGSAGDGMVVATANGMQKLVGLRIDPQVVNPDEVELLEDMVRGAVSQAMAKARALQRAEMSRLLGGLPLPPGLADLLG, encoded by the coding sequence ATGGGCGGACTCGGCGACCTCCTGGGCTTGATGCGCAACGCCGGTGCGATGAAGCAAAAGATGAAAGAGACCCAGGAATCGCTCGCGAGGCAGACGGGGGAAGGGTCGGCCGGGGACGGCATGGTCGTCGCAACAGCCAATGGGATGCAGAAACTCGTGGGCCTCAGAATCGACCCGCAGGTCGTGAACCCGGACGAGGTCGAACTCCTGGAAGACATGGTCCGGGGCGCGGTGAGCCAGGCGATGGCGAAGGCGCGGGCCCTTCAGCGGGCGGAGATGTCGCGGCTCCTGGGTGGCCTGCCCTTGCCGCCGGGCCTCGCGGACCTGCTGGGGTAG